A single window of Coffea eugenioides isolate CCC68of chromosome 7, Ceug_1.0, whole genome shotgun sequence DNA harbors:
- the LOC113778593 gene encoding MACPF domain-containing protein At4g24290-like isoform X2, giving the protein MAANSGSNSSSKETALRLRAAAEAAIECIGLGYDMAVDLRLKYCKKLQSRLIAVDDDQVRDIAVPGGILVQNVPKSIKCDKGERLRFGSDVLSFQQMSEQFNQDVALSGKIPTGHFNAAFEFTGCWQKDAAYTKALAFDGVFITLYSIALEKSQVMLSDHVKQAVPSSWDPAALARFIEKYGTHVIVGVKMGGKDVVYVNQQYSSPLQPADIQKKLKDVADKRFTHASGPSSTHNDKVYIREMLDGNDSGQTFMDTTTGSIYSQNEDITFFCRRRGGSSSRNLSHSKWCQSVQLEPDVILMSFIPISSLLSGIDGSGFLSHAINLYLRYKPPIEELYQFLEFQLPRQWAPVFGELPLGPDRKQQSGASLQFSLMGPKLYVNTNPVDVGNKPATGLRLYLEGKRSDCLAIHLQHLSSLPKSFQLQNNSNRNAGNSYDHRYYEKVQWKSFSHVCSAPVESDEDLAIVTGAEFEVKESGMKNVLFLRLHFSKVIGAMVVKKPEWDGSTVLGQKSGIISTLISTRFSSSQKPPPNPSDVNINSALYPDGPPMPAQTRKLLRYVDTKEMTRGPQDPPGYWVVSGARLVVDNGKISLRVKYSLLAAILPDEEEPFHG; this is encoded by the exons ATGGCGGCGAATTCGGGTAGTAATAGTAGTAGTAAGGAGACGGCTTTGAGGCTGAGAGCGGCAGCGGAGGCGGCCATAGAGTGTATAGGGTTGGGTTATGACATGGCGGTGGACCTTAGGTTGAAGTATTGCAAGAAGCTGCAGTCACGATTGATCGCCGTTGATGATGATCAGGTCAGAGATATTGCGGTTCCCGGTGGAATTTTGGTCCAGAATGTTCCTAAGTCGATCAAGTGTGATAAAGGAGAGCGATTACGGTTTGGCTCTGATGTTCTGTCTTTTCAGCAG ATGTCAGAACAATTCAACCAAGATGTAGCTCTTAGTGGTAAAATCCCAACAGGACACTTCAATGCTGCCTTTGAATTTACGGGTTGCTGGCAGAAAGACGCTGCCTACACAAAAGCCCTTGCTTTTGATGGTGTCTTCATCACCCTCTACAGCATTGCATTAGAGAAATCCCAAGTAATGCTAAGCGATCATGTTAAACAAGCTGTCCCCTCATCATGGGATCCGGCTGCATTGGCAAG GTTTATCGAGAAATACGGAACCCATGTGATTGTTGGTGTGAAGATGGGGGGAAAGGATGTCGTGTATGTAAACCAGCAATACTCATCACCACTCCAGCCTGCTGACATTCAGAAAAAATTGAAGGATGTTGCAGACAAGAGGTTTACTCATGCAAGTGGACCTTCAAGCACCCACAATGATAAAGTTTATATCAGGGAAATG CTGGATGGCAATGACAGTGGTCAGACCTTCATGGATACCACTACAGGGAGCATTTATTCCCAGAATGAG GATATTACATTCTTCTGTAGAAGGAGGGGTGGGAGCAGTAGCAGGAACCTGTCCCATAGTAAGTGGTGTCAAAGTGTCCAGCTCGAACCTGATGTGATTTTGATGTCCTTCATACCAATCTCATCATTGCTGAGTGGAATTGATGGAAGTGGATTTTTAAGCCATGCTATCAACCTTTACCTACGCT ATAAACCACCAATTGAAGAACTATATCAGTTTTTGGAGTTTCAACTTCCTCGGCAATGGGCACCAGTATTTGGTGAACTTCCCCTAGGTCCTGACAGAAAGCAGCAGAGTGGTGCATCTTTGCAGTTCAGCTTAATGGGTCCAAAGCTATATGTTAATACAAACCCG GTTGATGTGGGCAATAAGCCTGCGACAGGACTTCGACTGTATTTAGAAGGGAAAAGAAGCGATTGCCTAGCAATTCATTTGCAGCACCTTTCCTCTTTACCCAAGAGCTTTCAGCTTCAGAATAATTCAAATCGCAATGCGGGTAACTCGTATGACCACAGGTATTATGAGAAAGTCCAGTGGAAGAGCTTCTCACACGTATGCAGTGCTCCTGTTGAATCTGATGAGGACCTTGCCATCGTTACTGGTGCTGAATTTGAAGTCAAAGAATCTGGTATGAAAAATGTTCTTTTTCTGCGCCTTCATTTTTCAAAGGTCATTGGCGCCATGGTTGTCAAGAAACCTGAGTGGGATGGTTCCACAGTGCTGGGCCAAAAGTCTGGAATTATCTCAACATTGATTAGCACTCGCTTTTCAAGTAGTCAGAAACCTCCACCAAATCCATCTGATGTAAACATCAACTCAGCACTGTATCCTGACGGCCCCCCAATGCCAGCACAAACCCGTAAACTTTTGAGATATGTTGACACAAAGGAAATGACAAGAGGACCACAGGATCCACCTGGATACTGGGTTGTTTCTGGAGCGAGGCTTGTGGTTGATAATGGCAAGATATCTCTTCGTGTGAAGTACTCTCTTCTGGCTGCCATCTTGCCGGATGAAGAGGAGCCATTTCATGGATAA
- the LOC113778593 gene encoding MACPF domain-containing protein At4g24290-like isoform X1 gives MAANSGSNSSSKETALRLRAAAEAAIECIGLGYDMAVDLRLKYCKKLQSRLIAVDDDQVRDIAVPGGILVQNVPKSIKCDKGERLRFGSDVLSFQQMSEQFNQDVALSGKIPTGHFNAAFEFTGCWQKDAAYTKALAFDGVFITLYSIALEKSQVMLSDHVKQAVPSSWDPAALARFIEKYGTHVIVGVKMGGKDVVYVNQQYSSPLQPADIQKKLKDVADKRFTHASGPSSTHNDKVYIREMLDGNDSGQTFMDTTTGSIYSQNEQDITFFCRRRGGSSSRNLSHSKWCQSVQLEPDVILMSFIPISSLLSGIDGSGFLSHAINLYLRYKPPIEELYQFLEFQLPRQWAPVFGELPLGPDRKQQSGASLQFSLMGPKLYVNTNPVDVGNKPATGLRLYLEGKRSDCLAIHLQHLSSLPKSFQLQNNSNRNAGNSYDHRYYEKVQWKSFSHVCSAPVESDEDLAIVTGAEFEVKESGMKNVLFLRLHFSKVIGAMVVKKPEWDGSTVLGQKSGIISTLISTRFSSSQKPPPNPSDVNINSALYPDGPPMPAQTRKLLRYVDTKEMTRGPQDPPGYWVVSGARLVVDNGKISLRVKYSLLAAILPDEEEPFHG, from the exons ATGGCGGCGAATTCGGGTAGTAATAGTAGTAGTAAGGAGACGGCTTTGAGGCTGAGAGCGGCAGCGGAGGCGGCCATAGAGTGTATAGGGTTGGGTTATGACATGGCGGTGGACCTTAGGTTGAAGTATTGCAAGAAGCTGCAGTCACGATTGATCGCCGTTGATGATGATCAGGTCAGAGATATTGCGGTTCCCGGTGGAATTTTGGTCCAGAATGTTCCTAAGTCGATCAAGTGTGATAAAGGAGAGCGATTACGGTTTGGCTCTGATGTTCTGTCTTTTCAGCAG ATGTCAGAACAATTCAACCAAGATGTAGCTCTTAGTGGTAAAATCCCAACAGGACACTTCAATGCTGCCTTTGAATTTACGGGTTGCTGGCAGAAAGACGCTGCCTACACAAAAGCCCTTGCTTTTGATGGTGTCTTCATCACCCTCTACAGCATTGCATTAGAGAAATCCCAAGTAATGCTAAGCGATCATGTTAAACAAGCTGTCCCCTCATCATGGGATCCGGCTGCATTGGCAAG GTTTATCGAGAAATACGGAACCCATGTGATTGTTGGTGTGAAGATGGGGGGAAAGGATGTCGTGTATGTAAACCAGCAATACTCATCACCACTCCAGCCTGCTGACATTCAGAAAAAATTGAAGGATGTTGCAGACAAGAGGTTTACTCATGCAAGTGGACCTTCAAGCACCCACAATGATAAAGTTTATATCAGGGAAATG CTGGATGGCAATGACAGTGGTCAGACCTTCATGGATACCACTACAGGGAGCATTTATTCCCAGAATGAG CAGGATATTACATTCTTCTGTAGAAGGAGGGGTGGGAGCAGTAGCAGGAACCTGTCCCATAGTAAGTGGTGTCAAAGTGTCCAGCTCGAACCTGATGTGATTTTGATGTCCTTCATACCAATCTCATCATTGCTGAGTGGAATTGATGGAAGTGGATTTTTAAGCCATGCTATCAACCTTTACCTACGCT ATAAACCACCAATTGAAGAACTATATCAGTTTTTGGAGTTTCAACTTCCTCGGCAATGGGCACCAGTATTTGGTGAACTTCCCCTAGGTCCTGACAGAAAGCAGCAGAGTGGTGCATCTTTGCAGTTCAGCTTAATGGGTCCAAAGCTATATGTTAATACAAACCCG GTTGATGTGGGCAATAAGCCTGCGACAGGACTTCGACTGTATTTAGAAGGGAAAAGAAGCGATTGCCTAGCAATTCATTTGCAGCACCTTTCCTCTTTACCCAAGAGCTTTCAGCTTCAGAATAATTCAAATCGCAATGCGGGTAACTCGTATGACCACAGGTATTATGAGAAAGTCCAGTGGAAGAGCTTCTCACACGTATGCAGTGCTCCTGTTGAATCTGATGAGGACCTTGCCATCGTTACTGGTGCTGAATTTGAAGTCAAAGAATCTGGTATGAAAAATGTTCTTTTTCTGCGCCTTCATTTTTCAAAGGTCATTGGCGCCATGGTTGTCAAGAAACCTGAGTGGGATGGTTCCACAGTGCTGGGCCAAAAGTCTGGAATTATCTCAACATTGATTAGCACTCGCTTTTCAAGTAGTCAGAAACCTCCACCAAATCCATCTGATGTAAACATCAACTCAGCACTGTATCCTGACGGCCCCCCAATGCCAGCACAAACCCGTAAACTTTTGAGATATGTTGACACAAAGGAAATGACAAGAGGACCACAGGATCCACCTGGATACTGGGTTGTTTCTGGAGCGAGGCTTGTGGTTGATAATGGCAAGATATCTCTTCGTGTGAAGTACTCTCTTCTGGCTGCCATCTTGCCGGATGAAGAGGAGCCATTTCATGGATAA